In Entomospira culicis, the following are encoded in one genomic region:
- a CDS encoding copper homeostasis protein CutC, translating into MDNQTTYEICIENHTALAQALAHPKVSRIELCDNLALGGTTVSFGVAQYASDSALQANKPIHAMIRPHGGTFCYNDTDLAIMLEDIALLKKLDGIKGFVVGALTKENHIDIATMQLLINAIKPKATTFHMAFDLVPTAMQQQSIDLLQDLGVAYLLTHGSPANNPIEENLEHLRALAEYAQGKITLIVGKGVTYQNIHQLEPQLYGVQWHGTKIVHLPANHPC; encoded by the coding sequence GTGGATAATCAGACGACTTATGAAATTTGTATCGAAAATCATACAGCACTAGCTCAAGCCTTGGCGCATCCAAAGGTCAGTCGCATCGAGCTCTGCGATAATCTCGCCTTAGGCGGCACCACGGTAAGCTTCGGCGTAGCGCAATATGCCAGTGATAGCGCTTTGCAAGCCAACAAACCCATCCACGCGATGATTCGTCCGCATGGCGGAACCTTCTGCTACAACGATACCGATCTCGCCATTATGCTTGAAGATATCGCTCTTTTAAAGAAGCTTGATGGCATTAAAGGATTTGTCGTAGGCGCGCTCACCAAAGAGAACCACATCGATATCGCCACCATGCAGTTACTGATTAATGCTATCAAACCCAAAGCCACCACCTTTCACATGGCCTTCGACCTCGTTCCCACCGCCATGCAACAGCAGAGCATCGATCTCCTTCAAGATTTAGGCGTAGCGTATCTGCTTACCCACGGTAGCCCCGCCAATAATCCCATCGAGGAGAACCTTGAACATTTACGCGCCCTCGCCGAGTATGCCCAAGGTAAAATCACACTCATCGTGGGCAAGGGCGTAACCTATCAAAACATCCATCAGCTGGAGCCACAACTCTATGGAGTGCAGTGGCACGGCACAAAAATTGTTCATTTACCCGCTAATCATCCATGTTAA
- a CDS encoding calcium-translocating P-type ATPase, PMCA-type, producing the protein MQIKKGLSDKEVAESRVKHGSNGFAPVKPISFVRRWLGNFGDPMLLILLAALLASSAIQILHYVKGKDVELLELLGIAMAILLASLTSAFFEHKNESSFQALQESANKVAVKVYRNHKVSQIFIDDVVVGDWIMLGVGDKIPADGYIVWGSVSVDQSMLNGESKEAHKSESPLILEAMGDDLLDAHQVYRGTTVLDGQAHMVVLAVGEATIYGSIAKSLTHTEERDTPLKVKLKVLAKLISRIGYMGGLLMALIFFSRQAMTLGSNWEQISTVYANDFPKLVDHILQALMMAVVLIVVAVPEGLPLMIAIVSAMMMRRMLKDNVLVRTNSGIETAGSLNILFTDKTGTITKGALEVVTLWQAGAIQKSANKILIETILHSAQSEYSEEQGGAIGGNSTDRALLNWVMSHYASMVNTITERKILDRVAFNSDRKWSAVVIEHNGSPLSLIKGAPERLLPLAMHYYNAENKILAFDEEKRQEMEQLMHEWSSQSMRILAFATRAGAVDGQHDLDGSLVLMGLIAIRDEIRPEVIPAINQVRRAGVQVVMVTGDRKETAVAIAKEAGILDEDGIALDSSQLNLLSDAELVENLPKLAVVARALPADKSRLVRLAQSKNWVVGMTGDGVNDSPALKLADVGFAMGSGTEVAKEAGDIIIMDDNFVSIRQALLYGRTIYKNIQRFMVFQLTINLSALLVTLLFPLLGFDPPLTITQMLWVNLVMDSLAALAFGGEVAVRRYLNEAPKRRDEPILRPFMLEQITVIGVLIFAISVYMIYSADIRLFFPYEQDIRSSWSTAYFTFFVLAALVNAFNVRTNRLNPLSDIMGNLMFLKVMAGILLIQILLSSFSGPIMHGYGISFVGWFIVGGLAGMVFLAGLVHKLIRTQVRRNE; encoded by the coding sequence GTGCAAATAAAGAAAGGGCTCTCTGATAAAGAGGTCGCTGAGTCGCGAGTAAAACACGGTAGCAATGGGTTTGCGCCGGTCAAGCCGATCTCATTTGTAAGACGTTGGCTAGGTAATTTTGGCGATCCGATGTTGCTGATTCTGTTGGCCGCGCTCTTGGCTAGCAGTGCGATTCAGATCTTGCATTACGTTAAAGGGAAGGATGTGGAGCTCTTGGAGCTCTTGGGTATTGCGATGGCGATTTTGTTGGCATCATTGACTAGCGCCTTCTTTGAGCATAAAAACGAGAGCTCTTTTCAGGCGTTGCAAGAGAGCGCCAATAAGGTGGCGGTGAAGGTCTATCGCAACCACAAGGTTAGCCAGATCTTTATCGATGATGTGGTGGTGGGCGATTGGATTATGCTGGGCGTGGGCGACAAAATTCCTGCCGATGGCTATATCGTTTGGGGATCGGTTTCGGTGGATCAGAGCATGCTCAACGGCGAGAGCAAAGAGGCACACAAGAGCGAGAGTCCGTTGATTTTGGAGGCCATGGGCGATGATTTACTCGATGCGCATCAGGTGTATCGCGGTACTACGGTGCTTGATGGGCAGGCTCATATGGTGGTGTTGGCGGTGGGCGAGGCAACCATTTATGGCTCGATTGCCAAGTCGCTTACCCACACCGAAGAGCGCGATACGCCTTTGAAGGTTAAGCTTAAGGTTCTTGCTAAGTTGATTAGTCGTATTGGGTACATGGGCGGATTGTTGATGGCGCTCATCTTTTTTTCCCGTCAGGCGATGACGCTGGGCAGTAATTGGGAGCAGATTAGTACCGTTTATGCCAACGATTTTCCTAAGCTTGTTGACCATATCCTCCAGGCGTTGATGATGGCGGTGGTCTTGATTGTGGTCGCTGTTCCCGAGGGCTTGCCGTTGATGATCGCGATTGTCAGTGCGATGATGATGCGTCGGATGTTAAAAGATAACGTGTTGGTGCGTACCAATTCGGGCATCGAGACGGCGGGTTCGCTTAATATTCTCTTTACCGATAAGACTGGTACCATCACCAAAGGCGCGCTCGAGGTGGTTACGCTCTGGCAGGCTGGTGCTATCCAGAAGAGTGCCAATAAGATCTTAATTGAGACGATTTTGCATAGTGCGCAGTCAGAGTACTCCGAGGAGCAAGGGGGTGCCATTGGCGGGAATAGCACTGATCGGGCGTTGCTTAATTGGGTGATGAGCCATTATGCCTCTATGGTCAATACGATTACCGAGCGAAAAATTTTGGATCGGGTGGCATTTAATAGCGATCGGAAGTGGTCGGCGGTGGTTATCGAGCATAACGGGTCGCCCTTGAGCCTGATTAAGGGTGCGCCTGAGCGCCTTTTACCGCTAGCGATGCATTACTATAATGCCGAAAATAAGATTCTTGCTTTTGATGAGGAAAAGCGTCAAGAGATGGAGCAATTGATGCATGAGTGGTCTAGCCAGAGCATGCGTATTTTGGCTTTTGCCACCCGTGCTGGCGCGGTAGATGGCCAGCATGATCTGGATGGATCGTTGGTGTTGATGGGGCTGATTGCGATTCGTGATGAGATTCGCCCCGAGGTGATCCCTGCGATTAACCAAGTACGACGCGCTGGCGTGCAGGTGGTGATGGTGACAGGCGATCGCAAAGAGACGGCGGTAGCGATTGCTAAGGAGGCGGGTATTTTGGATGAGGATGGCATTGCATTAGATTCAAGCCAACTCAATTTACTTAGCGATGCGGAATTGGTGGAAAATTTACCCAAGTTGGCGGTGGTGGCTCGGGCGTTACCTGCCGACAAGAGTCGATTGGTGCGCTTGGCGCAGTCGAAGAATTGGGTGGTGGGCATGACTGGCGATGGGGTCAATGACTCCCCTGCTCTCAAGCTTGCCGATGTCGGCTTTGCCATGGGTAGCGGAACGGAGGTTGCCAAAGAGGCTGGGGATATTATCATTATGGATGATAATTTTGTCTCGATTAGACAAGCATTGCTTTATGGAAGAACGATTTACAAAAACATTCAGCGCTTTATGGTCTTTCAATTGACCATCAACTTATCGGCACTTTTGGTTACCCTCCTCTTTCCGTTATTGGGATTCGATCCGCCTTTAACGATTACACAGATGCTCTGGGTAAACTTGGTGATGGATAGCTTAGCTGCCTTGGCCTTTGGTGGCGAAGTTGCGGTACGACGCTATCTTAATGAAGCGCCTAAGCGTCGGGATGAGCCGATTTTACGCCCCTTTATGCTCGAGCAGATCACCGTGATTGGCGTGCTGATCTTTGCGATTAGTGTTTACATGATTTACTCGGCAGATATTCGTCTCTTCTTCCCTTACGAACAAGATATTCGCAGTAGTTGGTCTACCGCCTACTTTACCTTCTTTGTACTGGCAGCATTGGTCAATGCCTTTAATGTACGCACCAATCGCCTCAACCCCTTAAGCGACATCATGGGCAATCTCATGTTTCTTAAAGTGATGGCGGGAATTTTGCTCATTCAAATTCTCTTGAGTAGCTTCTCTGGCCCGATTATGCACGGATACGGCATTAGTTTTGTGGGTTGGTTTATCGTGGGTGGCTTAGCAGGCATGGTCTTTTTGGCTGGCTTGGTGCACAAATTGATTCGCACCCAAGTTCGCAGAAATGAGTAG
- a CDS encoding ABC transporter permease, with translation MSEQRQTLVLYSRKRQKMSSLQTYATIFANIWKHRWFIWILFARDYFMANKRTFLGYGWLLLAPLLSSMSWVALNLLGVLNTGEISVPFPLFVLIGTSFWTLFFNTYANNVDLFSIASGMLGSVSFPHETLIIAQTMKALANFFISSVLNFTILIIFGVYPTFAWLLLPFMLMPLIFLAGGFGLLLMVVKHALPDLERVFAFFLPMLMYITPIVFLPTQKSEKFFFLIKYNPLTYLIGVPRDIVLFGHSDFWGFYGWASVASALFFLLMVRVFYIAEEYLIEKLY, from the coding sequence ATGAGTGAGCAGAGACAAACATTGGTGTTATATAGCCGTAAGCGTCAAAAAATGAGTTCCCTTCAGACTTATGCCACGATCTTTGCTAATATTTGGAAGCATCGCTGGTTTATTTGGATTCTCTTTGCACGCGACTATTTTATGGCAAATAAGCGCACCTTTTTAGGGTATGGTTGGCTTTTGTTAGCGCCCCTGCTCTCTTCCATGAGTTGGGTGGCGTTAAACCTTTTGGGCGTTCTTAATACCGGTGAGATTAGTGTGCCTTTTCCTCTCTTTGTCTTGATTGGCACCAGCTTTTGGACACTCTTCTTTAATACTTATGCCAATAATGTCGATCTCTTTAGTATTGCTAGTGGCATGCTCGGATCGGTTAGTTTTCCGCACGAGACGCTCATTATTGCGCAAACCATGAAAGCTTTAGCGAACTTTTTTATCTCCTCGGTGCTTAATTTTACCATTTTAATTATTTTTGGAGTCTATCCTACCTTTGCGTGGTTACTTTTGCCCTTCATGTTAATGCCGTTAATCTTTTTAGCTGGTGGGTTTGGGCTTCTTTTGATGGTAGTGAAACACGCACTTCCCGACTTAGAGCGGGTGTTTGCCTTTTTTCTTCCGATGCTCATGTATATTACGCCGATTGTCTTTTTACCCACGCAAAAGAGCGAGAAATTCTTCTTTTTGATTAAGTATAATCCCCTCACCTATCTCATTGGTGTACCTAGAGATATTGTCTTATTTGGACACAGCGATTTTTGGGGGTTTTACGGTTGGGCATCCGTTGCCTCGGCGCTCTTTTTCTTACTGATGGTGAGAGTATTCTACATAGCCGAAGAGTACTTAATTGAAAAATTATATTAA
- a CDS encoding ABC transporter ATP-binding protein, translating into MKNYINEDKMSEDMHYCSDEEAVVVVEKVSKKFTRSLRRSLLYASVDILQALMPIFSPKIRDDTPVSLRTGEFLALDKISFRLKKGDSLALLGVNGSGKTTLLRLIYGIYPFDRGRIEVRGRIGALLAAGVGFHPQMTGRENIYVNGAILGMSKEEIDRHFDDILQFADIAEFIDAPSGTYSSGMRVRLGFSIVIHADVDVLIADEVLAVGDGAFREKCFTRIDELKARGVSIIFVSHALNQVSRVCEKSLYLQKGKMIAFGDTEEILALYMADNPGV; encoded by the coding sequence TTGAAAAATTATATTAATGAGGACAAGATGAGCGAGGATATGCACTATTGTAGCGATGAAGAGGCGGTGGTGGTGGTAGAGAAGGTGAGCAAGAAATTTACGCGTTCTTTACGACGTTCCTTGTTGTACGCTAGTGTGGATATTTTACAGGCGCTGATGCCGATATTTAGTCCCAAAATTAGAGATGATACGCCAGTTTCCTTACGTACGGGGGAGTTCTTAGCATTAGACAAGATCTCCTTTCGCTTAAAAAAAGGCGACTCTCTAGCGCTTTTGGGGGTTAATGGATCGGGAAAAACAACATTATTACGTTTAATTTATGGAATTTATCCCTTTGATCGTGGGCGCATTGAGGTGCGTGGTAGAATTGGCGCGTTGTTAGCTGCGGGGGTGGGGTTTCACCCCCAAATGACCGGACGGGAGAACATTTATGTTAATGGTGCAATTTTAGGCATGTCCAAAGAAGAGATTGATCGCCATTTTGACGATATCCTGCAGTTTGCCGATATTGCCGAATTTATTGATGCGCCTTCGGGTACCTACTCTTCGGGCATGCGGGTTCGCCTTGGTTTTTCCATCGTTATTCATGCGGATGTGGATGTGCTGATTGCTGATGAGGTCTTGGCGGTAGGCGATGGTGCGTTTCGTGAAAAGTGTTTTACGCGTATTGACGAACTAAAGGCACGTGGTGTCTCGATTATTTTTGTTTCACACGCCTTAAATCAGGTTAGCAGAGTTTGTGAGAAGTCGCTTTATTTGCAAAAAGGAAAAATGATTGCATTTGGTGATACCGAAGAGATTTTAGCTCTATACATGGCAGATAATCCTGGGGTTTAG
- a CDS encoding ABC transporter substrate-binding protein produces the protein MKMVKKYKKWYVLIIIALFMAFLPVKDWLETKNQSILRVGILGIHQAIDPHLSDNEYIGHIYGQVVEPLFRVEDGVLVPLLLEKIPVVSSDGLSYHFTLKKDIFFHNGSQMSSYDVQFFFERMFFTHYPAVNVTSFLSIAGARDLLAGHTQHLAGFEVLNHLEFMIYLEQVDPFFLYRLSAVNTGIYSMEAFLNAPYQWGLSTLIGSGPYQLLEYQPRKWIHLETFGSYHQDRDTVSRVEYKIYDNNLLMLEDYLQDRIALIPLAWHEYQENRRRISPNEVFMHERPAGYSLLLNQSHPILSDKRVRQAIAYALDRRELHERFFVHNHQMIYNFLPEDLLGSTSERLSPFRDIEKSKALLREAGYPNGFYLVDYYTNRSTFVVGQILQAQLRQVGINLILLHKDLADWDAINQRGEFAFMLYTPQVIYMDPDNFLYPLLHSSSRLSKMFELGNPALDQALEWARTVPDEQERKYLYQAMERFIIAEEQFIIPLLFLPEIFLVKKEWQDKIGKYQHPFYLRYEDIA, from the coding sequence ATGAAGATGGTAAAAAAATATAAAAAGTGGTATGTTTTAATAATAATTGCACTCTTCATGGCTTTTCTCCCGGTAAAAGATTGGCTGGAAACAAAGAATCAAAGCATCTTACGCGTGGGTATTCTTGGCATTCATCAAGCAATTGATCCGCATTTAAGTGATAATGAGTATATTGGGCATATCTATGGGCAGGTGGTAGAGCCTCTCTTTAGGGTGGAAGATGGGGTGTTGGTGCCGTTATTGCTGGAGAAGATTCCGGTTGTCAGTAGTGATGGGTTGAGTTATCATTTTACGTTGAAAAAGGATATCTTTTTTCATAATGGTTCGCAGATGAGTAGTTATGATGTGCAGTTCTTTTTTGAGCGAATGTTTTTTACGCACTATCCGGCGGTGAATGTGACCTCTTTTTTATCGATTGCTGGGGCTAGGGATCTTTTAGCCGGTCATACGCAGCATTTAGCGGGTTTTGAGGTGCTTAATCACTTGGAGTTTATGATCTATTTGGAGCAGGTGGATCCCTTCTTTTTGTATCGACTGTCAGCGGTGAATACGGGCATTTATTCAATGGAAGCCTTTTTAAACGCGCCGTATCAGTGGGGATTGAGCACACTGATTGGCAGTGGTCCTTATCAATTGCTTGAGTATCAACCGCGTAAGTGGATTCATCTGGAGACGTTTGGATCTTATCATCAAGATCGTGATACAGTTTCGCGGGTGGAGTATAAGATCTATGATAATAACTTACTGATGCTGGAGGATTATCTTCAGGATAGGATAGCACTTATCCCGCTTGCTTGGCATGAGTATCAGGAGAACAGGCGTAGGATTTCTCCTAATGAGGTCTTTATGCATGAGCGCCCTGCGGGCTATTCGCTATTGCTTAACCAGAGCCATCCGATCTTATCGGATAAACGGGTGCGTCAGGCGATTGCCTACGCCCTAGATCGTCGTGAACTTCATGAGCGATTTTTTGTGCATAATCATCAAATGATCTATAATTTTTTACCAGAAGATTTACTTGGATCTACCAGCGAGCGGTTGAGCCCTTTCCGCGACATAGAGAAGTCTAAGGCGCTCTTGCGTGAGGCAGGCTATCCTAATGGGTTTTATCTGGTCGACTATTATACGAATAGAAGTACTTTTGTGGTAGGTCAAATTCTCCAAGCACAGCTACGCCAAGTGGGTATTAATTTAATCTTACTACATAAAGATTTAGCCGATTGGGATGCGATTAATCAGCGTGGGGAATTTGCTTTTATGCTCTATACTCCGCAGGTTATCTATATGGATCCGGATAATTTTTTGTATCCGCTTCTGCACTCAAGCAGTCGCTTATCTAAGATGTTCGAACTGGGTAACCCTGCTTTAGATCAAGCCCTTGAGTGGGCGCGTACTGTGCCTGATGAGCAAGAGCGCAAGTATCTTTATCAAGCAATGGAGCGTTTTATTATCGCCGAGGAGCAATTTATAATTCCCCTACTCTTTTTACCGGAGATATTTTTGGTAAAGAAAGAGTGGCAAGATAAGATTGGTAAATATCAGCATCCATTTTATCTACGTTATGAGGATATTGCTTAA
- a CDS encoding phosphatase PAP2 family protein: MRIIDDIDWLVLTVFSQINPPAWLDKSFVILTNLLPALLVLFSLGLLFVPKYRFFAIASLVAGLSSLLLVEFLWKPSFTRLRPSQTYEWIRQAGHLAKGYSFPSGHSSFVFALTMPLTLIPKMRWMMIALSMAMITALSRLYLSAHFFSDVLVGMLHGGFLGYLTCLVMIKSKKIRALFLLN, translated from the coding sequence ATGCGCATTATCGATGATATTGACTGGCTAGTATTGACGGTTTTTTCCCAAATCAATCCCCCCGCATGGTTGGATAAAAGCTTCGTTATCTTAACGAATCTCTTGCCAGCACTCTTGGTATTGTTCTCTCTTGGCTTGCTCTTTGTTCCTAAGTATCGATTTTTTGCGATCGCATCCTTAGTTGCCGGTCTAAGCTCCTTGCTTTTGGTGGAATTTCTCTGGAAACCCAGCTTCACCCGCTTGCGACCAAGCCAAACCTACGAGTGGATCCGTCAAGCAGGACATTTGGCAAAAGGCTACTCCTTCCCCTCCGGACACAGCTCTTTCGTCTTTGCGCTAACCATGCCCCTAACCCTTATCCCCAAGATGCGCTGGATGATGATTGCCCTAAGTATGGCGATGATCACTGCACTCTCTCGCCTCTACTTAAGCGCGCACTTCTTTAGCGATGTCCTTGTTGGCATGCTTCATGGCGGATTTTTAGGCTATCTTACCTGCCTCGTGATGATAAAAAGTAAAAAAATCCGCGCGCTCTTTCTCCTAAATTAA
- a CDS encoding alpha/beta hydrolase has product MMIVSDVTYSEVLGFDWNYSLYLPEDFAQRSYPILYLLHGAFGHHNDYVYHANLNEMVNHLMQKKLLPPMIIAMPDGFNSYYVDVGSLKMESAIIQSFIPYIENTYGIHVSKEERFIAGLSMGGYGASRFALTYPKLFSRAYLFSPAVWVEPNTHCAVRAKFHLFTQGRKPFCQELWQKYHPLSLFASYQKSASPVHFYVESGAQDEIVAVHDVNFFVQQLKRVAHVSYQVDDGSGHSWDFWRGATQRMFLDIGQVLQKEAEA; this is encoded by the coding sequence ATGATGATAGTTAGTGATGTAACCTATAGCGAGGTTCTCGGCTTTGATTGGAATTACTCGCTCTATCTGCCTGAGGATTTTGCCCAACGATCCTATCCGATTCTCTATTTATTGCATGGGGCCTTTGGTCATCATAATGATTACGTCTATCATGCGAATTTAAATGAGATGGTCAATCATCTTATGCAAAAAAAGTTGCTCCCACCGATGATTATCGCCATGCCTGATGGCTTTAATAGCTACTATGTGGATGTGGGATCGCTTAAAATGGAGTCGGCGATTATTCAGAGTTTTATTCCTTATATAGAAAATACTTACGGTATTCATGTCTCCAAGGAGGAGCGCTTTATTGCGGGTTTATCCATGGGCGGATATGGGGCTAGTCGCTTTGCTCTTACCTATCCTAAGCTTTTTAGTCGCGCCTACCTCTTTTCTCCGGCGGTGTGGGTAGAGCCTAATACGCACTGTGCGGTGCGGGCGAAATTTCATCTTTTCACCCAAGGTCGCAAGCCCTTTTGTCAGGAACTTTGGCAAAAATATCATCCCTTATCCCTCTTTGCTAGCTATCAAAAGAGTGCCTCACCGGTGCATTTTTATGTGGAGAGTGGCGCGCAAGATGAAATTGTCGCGGTGCATGATGTCAATTTTTTTGTGCAACAGCTCAAACGCGTGGCGCATGTTAGCTATCAAGTGGATGATGGATCTGGGCATAGTTGGGATTTTTGGCGGGGGGCAACCCAACGGATGTTCTTAGATATTGGTCAAGTCTTGCAAAAAGAGGCTGAAGCATGA
- a CDS encoding GNAT family N-acetyltransferase, producing MRLAEVSSEYTVLLKAYQQAFILAKEICHGAPELTDGMRVEAWLVWVEDHKYVGTLPAGRVLSHSYILLNDKEDKVLGIINLRHYLNDYLRNFGGHVGYSVAPDARGRGYAKLMVAQLRPLAVEFGLDRLLLTCEESNVASLAVIRSTGACYEDRRLDGNRRWILRYWLTISEQ from the coding sequence ATGAGGCTTGCGGAGGTCTCCTCGGAGTATACGGTGTTACTTAAAGCTTATCAGCAAGCGTTTATTTTAGCCAAAGAGATCTGTCATGGCGCGCCCGAGCTTACCGATGGCATGCGTGTGGAGGCGTGGTTGGTTTGGGTCGAAGATCATAAATATGTGGGGACCTTACCGGCAGGTCGCGTGCTCTCGCATAGCTATATTCTACTCAACGACAAAGAGGATAAAGTCTTAGGAATTATCAACTTAAGGCACTATCTTAATGATTATTTACGTAATTTTGGTGGACACGTGGGCTACTCGGTGGCACCCGATGCACGTGGGCGAGGCTACGCGAAGCTGATGGTAGCGCAGTTACGACCGCTTGCAGTTGAATTTGGTTTAGATAGGTTGCTACTCACCTGTGAGGAGTCTAATGTGGCTTCGCTTGCGGTGATTAGATCGACGGGTGCATGCTATGAGGATCGCCGTTTGGATGGCAATCGCCGTTGGATTTTACGCTACTGGTTGACAATCAGCGAGCAATAG
- a CDS encoding CapA family protein, translated as MQKRVMLLWFLLSQLTFADELKLLFAGDIMAHDVNIVMRDYHLIYKEIKPYLDTHHLNFANFESVLSDTILPQGYPRFSVRSAYAQAAIDAGFNVFSLANNHTADHFHKGIYDSINSWKNLKMKYPWIQYSGLKKAEDAIDFEIIHVKGLRVGYVAITEFLNWQEHQDVGHELVNVLNFRRRAEVDRLITQVKALKNQVDMLIVSYHGGVEYVRSIEEDKFLFFKELVDAGVDIVWAHHPHVIQPWVMYNEGIIINSNGNLISGQTWAIQSHQAESDLAYRGDSLLYSVKVNILDDGLDIKMEHIYAVSNYRKANTGMVIIDLSKLKEYDFLSPAWLAYYERRRILMKPFMDGVIRA; from the coding sequence ATGCAAAAAAGAGTGATGTTACTTTGGTTTTTATTGAGTCAATTGACCTTTGCCGATGAGTTAAAGCTTCTTTTTGCTGGCGATATTATGGCCCATGACGTTAATATTGTGATGAGAGATTATCATTTAATTTATAAAGAAATTAAACCCTATCTCGATACGCATCATTTAAATTTTGCCAACTTTGAGAGCGTGCTTAGCGATACGATTTTGCCGCAGGGTTACCCACGCTTTAGTGTTCGTTCGGCATATGCCCAAGCAGCGATTGATGCCGGATTTAATGTCTTTAGCTTGGCAAATAATCATACAGCGGATCATTTTCATAAAGGAATTTATGATAGTATAAATTCTTGGAAAAATTTAAAAATGAAGTATCCATGGATTCAATATTCTGGGTTAAAAAAGGCGGAGGATGCTATCGATTTTGAGATTATTCATGTGAAAGGATTACGCGTTGGTTACGTTGCCATAACTGAATTTTTGAATTGGCAAGAGCATCAAGATGTGGGGCATGAGCTGGTGAATGTGCTCAATTTTCGTCGCCGTGCGGAGGTGGATCGCTTGATTACGCAGGTAAAAGCGCTAAAGAATCAGGTGGATATGCTTATTGTTTCGTATCATGGCGGGGTTGAGTATGTACGCAGTATTGAGGAAGATAAGTTCTTATTTTTTAAGGAGTTAGTTGATGCGGGCGTAGATATTGTTTGGGCGCATCACCCGCATGTGATACAACCTTGGGTTATGTATAATGAGGGAATTATTATTAATAGTAATGGCAATCTTATCTCTGGACAGACATGGGCAATCCAAAGTCATCAGGCGGAGAGCGACCTTGCTTATCGTGGCGACTCCCTTCTCTACTCGGTGAAGGTTAACATCTTGGATGATGGTTTGGATATTAAGATGGAACATATTTATGCAGTAAGCAATTATCGTAAGGCAAATACCGGCATGGTGATTATCGATTTGAGCAAGCTGAAGGAGTACGACTTTTTATCTCCTGCTTGGCTGGCTTATTATGAGCGTCGGCGCATCCTTATGAAGCCCTTTATGGATGGAGTAATAAGAGCATAG